CCTCTTCTGCTAGTTTGTTGTCTGCCATTTCTGATGCTGATTGGGCGGGGGACTCTGATAATCGGCGATCAACCGGGGGTTATGCTATATTCTTTGGGGGAAATTTGATTGACTGGAGTGCATGGAAGCAGGCTATAGTTTCTCGTTCTAGTACTAAGTCAGAGTACAAGGCATTTTCTAATGCCACAGCTGAATTGATTTGGATTCAGTCAGTCCTTCTGGAGCTTGGGATAAAATAGGATTGCCCTCCTGTATTATGGTCTGATAATCTTGGAGACACATATTTGTCCTCCAATCCTGTCTTCCATGCTCAGACTAAACATATTGAGGTGGACTTCCATTTTTTTCGAGAAAGAGTAGCTCAGAAACTACTTCATATTCAGTTCATCTCTTTGGAGGATCAAGTTGCAGATATCTTCACTAAGCCACTTCCATTGCCAGCATTCCAAGCATGTCGGCACAATCTCAACATGTCTTCAGTAGGCTGAGATTGTAGGAGGGTATTAAACATAACAATTGTATTGTTGTAACAATTCTAGATATACTAGAATCATAACCATAGTATGTTACCTGTTAGCTAGTTGTTAGCTGTAACAATACGTGTCCCATCTGTAACCTGACGATTGATATATATGCGAGACCAGTCGGCCGTGTTTAGCTGTGCGACTCACCAAATCACTTTCCATATTGTTTGTTAAAAGCATCCTAatgagtgcatttttagcatgcttttgcaTTACTATTTTATCAAGTTATCATCAAGTAGTGGTAGGATTTTTGTATTTCACCGCGCTACCGCGCCCTTTTATGCTTGTCAACAGAGGATCTTAAAATAATAAGTTAATAATGAAATATCAATGAAAACTGTCATTTTCTGGCATTTTGACATGATAGAAATCATTTTTGCACTTAATAATGCGCCTGGGCGAAAGGACAGCGCGAGGATAGCTTCCAGGggctttaacgggcatcggtatGGGCAGGACCCGCCCGTACCACCCTCCAGGAGCACCGCCTCGTCAAATACTTTCACCTCCCGCAGACGGATCAGAGATCAGACACACATAGCTTTGCGAAATCGAGAAACACCGCCCAGATCAAATCTCAAGTGGGAACTTTGGAGAAGGCAAGATCCGGGCTTCTACGTGGATCCTCGGAGGACAATGTATCAtccccttcatcatcatcaaccgtTGCACCTTCATCACCATCATCCTCCAACCATAGTTGTAATCTTGATTGCTATTGTGGATTTGTATTTAAATTTGTTCCATTCCTTTAATTCATTTCAcaagattatgatgatgttcttgattgtctccatgTGTGAGTGGTCTTATTAGTTCttgggagatggagaaaccctagcatgaatatgagatgaatctaaGATGATCTATAGTTTCAAGTATTAATGTGTGTTAGTTTTCTCTCTCGTTATTACAtgttgtgcaccatgtaatattgCCTATTGGTCTTGAGAGGGAACTACTCTTTGAAGTTTGGTAAAGCGAATGGCGAGAATTGACATTACCGTATCGTTTCTTTGACACATGAACAAGGGGATAAAAGGAATTCACTAAGCTCATATCGATGACCATGGGGTACACCCCTTAATAACACTAGTCAAATATTTGGCTGCAGAAGGCTAGATGatgtggttatttagagatgcgatgaccgATGGTTTTTTGGGCGCATCTTATTACGAAGCTCTCCCACGCACAACATGCTTGAAAGCATATTTTATCTTGATTAACATGAGTCCTAGTGCTAGAGGTGGATCCAATAATCCctgagaacaatttgtcttataaaGTTCCAACCCTTTTTATATAACGTTTTTACTGATTTATTTACTTTCCCTGCAACCGTTTACATCACCCCCATTTTATCATTATGAGATTAGAAAACAATTATTAAGTAATTTTAATAGAAATTAGCAAGGGATATTAAGATCACTACTAGTAGCTCCTCGTGGTTTGATACTCTTATTTTGAAACTAGCTACAACTGATCTGTGTTCTTGCAGTCATCACATCCCAAGGAGGAATGTCGTCCACTGAGTAAAAAAGCAAAGGAAATCAGTGCACACCAGACTGCCCTTTCCATAGGGAGTGATGGAACACACATGCATGCCCCCGAGGACCTCTAGGGTGTGAACACTCCATGCCATCAACGAGATATCGAAAGGGCTCAAAGGCATGTCCCTTGGACCCAAGCCAGAAATCTCCATCAAAGAGGTGCTTATGATCTTCACCAACAACTCATTACGAGACGCTAGGAGGGATCACAAGCTCTTCGCTCTCAAAGCCACCGTGATGAGTGGTAACACACTCATTTTAATCTCCATCTAAAACTTTTTTATTTAAATAATGATAATACCTCTCTGGACCCGCTGCTAATCACTAATTAATTCATAGATATGCAAATCCTAGTCTTTGTTTATTTCTACATAGAAATGGGATTTTTGGGAAGGAAATCAAAGGCAATCAAAGAAGAATTTCGAGCTAGGAACTTCACCAAGTCAACCCCAATCCATGAAGACGCATCACAGAGAAGATTTGACAACTAGCGGTATGGTCACCCATGCCCGTACCGGGTGACCATACCACCTTTCGGTGGATTTGCCTCGTCAAACCCAATATATATCGTGAAGACGCCTAGGTCATAAGAGACAAAGAGATCCACCGAAACCCCATTCTGGCACCATGAGTcatatctccatcaacaccgaagCTTGATCACTGCCACGATCATCTCCATCGTCATTCCATTCCTCTCTACTTTGGAATCTATTCAACATATTCAAGATCTTTAAGGCAATGTTTATGACTGTTGATCTaatcatgtgtgagtagtcctcgcGGTTCGAGGGCTGATGCCTAGCCTCATAACAACAAGTTCATCtatatatgcttgaagcttgccgtccatttggtgataatggacatgtgaagatgtgcttaATAAAGCTATCTCAtagtggtgtatgggggagcaaatTATATATCTTCACGAAGCAATAATAATCAAGTGAGGTGTGCCGGCTTGAATGAAGCATGAGGcatcatcatcaacatcaagCGGGATACGCAAGGAAAAGGTATGGTCTTGATAGGTTTTTCCTTTCAccagtctcaaggtggttgttgagagaccgggttataggatagatggccgcactatcaagaggggctttcggttgggtaacttgatcacacagTCTTAggaagctcaaccctttgcattctTTGCATTcataaatcttgttgcttctttgtGTTTctatgtgtgaggttcttgagcttgtttctagctttacaacaagcccaaattCATTGAAAACGAAAttcgtatgcatcttctattgcgttttcatgTTTGAAGGTTTTACGGTTTGATGTTTCATAGATAGGCCAAACCTTTTATATTATTTTTCTTACTCAATAGTTGGACTATGATTTTTCTATGCATAATTTTGTAGAGCTCGTTATCGTGAttccaacgagcccaagatcatcataaTCGAAGTCCGGATGAAAATGTTATCACATTTTCGGCGTGTGGCTCGGCATGCTGAGTGCTGATGCCGGGCAGCCCGGTATCTGGCCCGGCATGCTGGGTAGGATACAGAAAATTCCAGTACCTACCGGGTTCAGTGTAGGGTTGGCTCGTTTTtggcccaaacggtcatattattTAGGGGCTGtaaaaggggcttcttccccattgttcttagGGTTCTTAAGCACGTTtttaccaccattgttgaacctcttgagcttgcttcctctcgcttccctcctatgattcttcatattcttgggggatttgaaagaggagatTTAGATCTACAACCTCCTCCAATCctttcctcctctaagtgaggggaactcttgggatctagatcttggagtcatttgttgatttcctcccttgttcttcctctcaaattccatcctagcatttgttgctttggtgggatttgagtgtgaaggatttgaacatctTTTGTGTTCTTGCTTAGCATCATTTCATAGTGTTGAGATCTCCACCATGATTTGTTCAAGTGatcgagagaccgtgagcttgttactcttggagggtgacctcctagttggcttggttggtgtcccggtgacctcttcgtggaatattgtgaagaggcccgggcttcttctttgtggagcttgtgaagtggttttggagtttgccatctgatacgtctccaacgtatctataatttctgatgttccatgcttgttttatgacaatacctacatgttttgttcacactttatatcgtttttatgcgttttctggaactaacctattgacgagatgccgaaaggccagttgctgttttctgctgtttttggtttcagaaatcctagtaaggaaatattttcggaatcggacgaaatcaacaccgaatatcttataattcccggaagcttccagagcaccggagaaaggccagaggggagccaggggggccccaccccacagggcggcgcggcccagggggggcgcccccctagtgtttgggtcccctgtggcccctccgactccgcctcttcgcctctttagtcgtccctgacctaaaacctcgaccccgttcgacgaaaccagagaaaaccttccaaagccgccgccatcgcgaaactccaattcgggggacagaagtctctgttccggcgccctgccgggacggggaattgcccccggagtcatcttcaccgccgtctccaccgccatcttcaccgccatcgctgtctccatgatgaggagggagtaattcacccccggggctcatctctctctttatgtgatctagttgaatattatctatgtgctactctagtgatgttattaaagtagtttattcctcctacacggtgtaatggtgacagtgtgtgcatcgtgtagtacttggcgtagtctatgatcataatctcttgtaggttatggagttaattattactatgatagtattgatgtgatctatgcctccttcatagtgtgatggtgacagtgtgcatgctatgttagttctcggtgtaattgtgttgatctatcttgcactctaaggttatttaaacatgaatatcgaatattgtggagcttgttaactccggcattgagggttcgtgtaatcctacacagtttgtggtgttcatcatccaacaagagggtgtagagtggttctattatgtgatcattgttgagagtgtccactagtgaaagcaggatccctgggccttgcttccaagcatcgaatctccgtttgtttactgttttgttgcatgtttactcgctgccatattttattcagattgctattaccactcatattcattcataccacttgtatttcactatctcttcgccgaactagtgcacctatacatctgacaagtgtatttggtgtgtttgggacacaagagacttcttgctttgtgattgcagggttgcttgagagggatatctttgacctcttcctccctgagttcgataaaccttgggtgatccacttaagggaaacttgctgctgttctacaaacctctgctcttggaggcccaacactgtctacaagaatagaagcacccgtagacatcaagctattttacggcgccgttcttgcagtgggaggtaaggtaaaaggtattcacatcctccgactactaagctatttcctagtcttgttaccggtgtgtgagtgctcgaagctatttcctttagatcctgcaattgcatctttttgtttcttgtttacactagttaggcataatggacaacaatgagcttcttattctatttcctaagttaagacatgaattgtgtgatgcgaaaattaaagaatctatggagcctcaattgcatgctagtagcaatgttattagtatgaacgcaatcactgctaatgctatggataagtctaagcttggggaagctagtttttgtgatctttttagtttcccatctttaggtgagaaaatttgttctgataatgctttatctcccatatgcgataactctaatgatgcttgttcaccaactgcaagtactgctttcaagatacccatgaaaattattgaacgtgttattgataaacgctatgaaggggatggaactgtccatcctggagatcatttactgtttttgcatggattatgcgggttattcaagtgtgcaggtatctctatggatgaagtgaggaagaagctattctctttttcgctgtctggtaaagcggcgcattggtataaattgttgaagaatagtcattctcttggttgggaggaaattgtacctctcttttattctaaattttatcctcctcatgaagtgcatattgataggaattatatttataacttttatcctcgtgatggagagagtatttctcaagcatgggggagattgaagtcactaatactcaaatgtcccattcatgagctcccccgtaatgttattgttaacaatttttatgcgaggctttcaggacaacacaaggactatctggatgcacattaggagggatctttcacaagcaaggaggttgaagctaggtgggatcttcttgatcggattgaggagaatgcttgaaggatgggagaacaacaaaggtgaagagtcggtacaaattatgattatgaatgcattgaagcttttatggaatgcgataaatttcgacatatgagtgctacttatggtcttgactctcaagttgctgcaaatctttataaagcctttgcttctcattttgaattgcctaaaaagaattttgataagtatcatgaaccttttaaagaggcttgcatgaaggatgaaattgttgttaatgattgcaataagcatgctcaaactcctaagaatgctatttcctataagcatgttaatttttgtggaatgcatagaccttgtggaattaatcaaatcaaagatgaatattgtatccatcatattaatgaaaaaactagaaagtgggctagggctctagatgatcttggtaaaaagtttgtgccctctatccttttatttgtgaagtttgccatgaagtgggtcattttaattttcaatgctccaccaatgataatttgaacccaatgagtgctgcaaatttgtattgtgatgatgaaattactcctaatcagcatgatgaactcactttatttttgtggtgtgaagagctatcaaggaaaatttctttgttagatattaatgatctcgatattgatgatgtcctgcatgggtgtttttctgattgcattgataatagccatacaaatacttacatacaaaatattttagaagatgccaccttgccaaaatatgataggaccgctgtgtgttttgaactaattaatgaaaaggaggaaccctcccaagtttcttctattgtttctgaaagtaaatcaggttatgcggacaagccacccttcaaacctcttcctcctaaagaagggaacgaggagaaggaggagaagaagaggaagaagggaacgaagaagaagaagaagaacaagaaggagaataaagagaaagaggtaacggcatatccccgcgtgaatgagataacgctaggtaaccgtaagtatgttgctcctaatgattattatgataatgaatctgaatacaatgatcttcctatgccctttacatacattagtgatcatgatttgaatgagcacactacttttgatattgcaaatctactggaaactaattctgaaaatgatgatgataataattgccatagtatcagtgctatccatgcttcctcccataatgatatagaaagctctaagcttggggaagaggtgtttgaaaatccttttgctactgatcattatgtgtttgatacatctccttctaataacaatgatggtatggttacagataaaccgactgtgaaagataactattctatttcttatgatgacactgtgcctccgacctttgatgattattataaagaatgctatgatataggttataactatccttatgaaacttgtcatagttatgattggattgccaaaaacaattcccttaatatgcaacttgtttaccatgttcaaattcttgataataatcctgctccaattactattaatgagaagaattcttcttatgccaaaattaatgatacttctatgcatatgaaccatgataagaatgttttaagtgatgggtatattgtggaattcattaatgatgctactgaaagttattatgagagagggaaacatgggtatatgcatcttaataatattaagtttcccctctttatgttgagaatcttgaagttactcgtgttttatcctcttatgcttgtcactttgttcttcatgaattcatttgtgtacaagattccttttcataggaagcatgttaggcttaaatttgttttgaatttgcctcttgatgatctcttttgcttcaaatactatttcttgcgattgcatcattaaaactgttgagcccatcttaatggctataaagaaagaacttcttgggagataacccatgagtttattttgctacagtacttttattttgtatttgagtcttggaagttgtcactactgtagcaacctctccttatcttattttattgcattgttgtgccaagtaaagtctttgatagaaaggttgatactagatttggattactgcacagaaaccgatttcttgctgtcacgaatctgggcctaattctctgtaggtaactcagaaaattatgccaatttacgtgagtgatcctcagatatgtacgcaactttcattcaatttgagcattttcatctgagcaagtctggtgccattttaaaattcgtctttacggactgttctgttttgacagattctgccttttatttcgcattgcctcttttgttatgtgggatggattcctttgttccattgacttccagtagctttcggcaatgtccagaagtgttaagaatgattgtgtcacctctgaacatgtgaatttttgattatgcactaaccctctaatgagtttgttttgagtttggtgtggaggaagttttcaagggtcaagagaggaggatgatacaatatgatcaagaagagtgaaaagtctaagcttggggatgcccccgtggttcatccctgcatatttcaagaagactcaagcatctaagcttggggatgcccaaggcatccccttcttcatcgacaacttatcaggtttcttctcttgaaactatatttttattcaatcacatcttatgtactttacttggagcgtctgtgttcttttatttttgttttgtgtttgaataagatctgatccatcatgcttgtgtgggagagagacac
This region of Lolium perenne isolate Kyuss_39 chromosome 2, Kyuss_2.0, whole genome shotgun sequence genomic DNA includes:
- the LOC127329358 gene encoding secreted RxLR effector protein 161-like, with product MVTDPLSTSDGTPLSCEDATHYRSAVGSLPYLTVTRPDLSYAVNRVCQFLHEPRDTHWAAVKRILRYVKMTSDHGLSLRPSSASLLSAISDADWAGDSDNRRSTGGYAIFFGGNLIDWSAWKQAIVSRSSTKSEYKAFSNATAELIWIQSVLLELGIK